Proteins encoded within one genomic window of Candidatus Syntrophocurvum alkaliphilum:
- a CDS encoding DUF3866 family protein has protein sequence MIEIKRGVLLKKLFERENIKGFLVNINEKTEKCIVYESLVGNLNEGDEVLLNTTAVSLRLGTGGYHYVIASINIKNKDFSLGGHLMKLRYTPMQIKVLSVEEEESIHRETMLNADSLEKTPVLVGTLHSMLAPLAIYLHSLNIKTAFVMTDGAALPIDFSQTVDRLKEEGIITGSVTTGHSFGGDLEAVNIYSGMLAAKKVLNADVIIVAMGPGIVGTGTKWGFTGVEQGEILNAVETLEGIPIAVPRISFADKRERHQGISHHTLTVLARVCKVETLVPLPELEKEKKDHIQQQIKNHNLEHKHQFFEYNGNKIINLLNDYGYNVTTMGRGINEDLEFFLTLGAAAQIAVDTLNNFEF, from the coding sequence ATGATAGAAATAAAAAGGGGTGTTTTGTTAAAAAAGCTCTTTGAAAGAGAAAACATAAAGGGTTTTCTTGTTAACATTAATGAAAAAACCGAAAAATGCATTGTTTATGAAAGCTTAGTAGGAAATTTAAATGAAGGTGATGAGGTGCTTTTAAATACAACAGCGGTATCTCTTAGGTTAGGTACCGGTGGATATCATTATGTAATAGCTAGTATAAATATTAAAAACAAAGATTTCAGTCTAGGTGGACATCTTATGAAGTTGAGATATACTCCAATGCAGATAAAAGTCTTAAGCGTAGAAGAAGAAGAGAGTATACATAGAGAAACTATGTTAAATGCAGATAGCCTTGAAAAAACCCCTGTTTTAGTAGGAACCCTTCATTCAATGTTAGCTCCTTTAGCAATTTACCTACATTCTTTAAATATTAAAACAGCTTTTGTAATGACAGACGGTGCTGCATTGCCTATTGATTTTAGTCAAACAGTGGATAGATTAAAAGAAGAAGGTATTATAACAGGATCTGTTACAACGGGTCACTCTTTTGGTGGTGACTTAGAAGCTGTTAATATATACTCAGGTATGCTAGCAGCTAAAAAAGTTTTAAATGCAGATGTAATTATAGTTGCCATGGGACCTGGGATAGTAGGAACAGGAACAAAATGGGGATTTACTGGTGTAGAGCAGGGAGAAATACTTAATGCTGTTGAAACTCTTGAAGGTATACCTATAGCAGTACCGCGAATTAGCTTTGCAGATAAAAGAGAAAGACATCAAGGTATAAGTCATCATACATTAACAGTACTTGCTAGAGTATGTAAAGTTGAAACACTAGTTCCATTACCTGAGCTCGAAAAAGAAAAAAAAGATCATATACAACAACAAATAAAAAATCATAATTTAGAACATAAACATCAATTTTTTGAATACAACGGTAACAAAATAATTAATTTACTAAATGATTATGGATATAATGTAACTACTATGGGTAGAGGGATTAATGAAGACTTAGAGTTTTTCCTAACCTTAGGTGCAGCAGCACAAATTGCTGTAGATACTTTGAACAATTTTGAATTTTAA